One genomic region from Streptomyces venezuelae encodes:
- a CDS encoding aldo/keto reductase, with product MEQRHLGRTGLRVSRIGLGTLTWGRDTDEHDAAEQLKAFWDAGGTLVDTADVYGGGEAEYLLGRLMEGLVPRQDLVLSTKAGSVLDPDRRTDGSRGHLLAALDASLSRLGTDHVDLWQLHAFDPYTPLEESLQALDIAVRSGRARYAGVANFCGWQLAKAGTWQLGGDRTRLAGAQLEYSLLQRGVEREVLPAALDLGIGLLPSSPLGRGVLTGKYRSGTPTDSRGASETMAPFVEPYLDEAASRIVEAVATAADGLATTPLEVALAWVRDRPGVTAPIVGARTARQLTAALSVESLSLPDEICRALDDVSAPVHRYPDHDWSTL from the coding sequence ATGGAGCAGAGGCATCTCGGACGTACCGGCCTGCGCGTGTCGCGCATCGGACTCGGCACGCTCACCTGGGGGAGGGACACCGACGAGCACGACGCCGCCGAGCAGCTGAAGGCGTTCTGGGACGCGGGCGGCACGCTCGTGGACACCGCCGACGTGTACGGCGGGGGCGAGGCCGAGTATCTGCTCGGGAGGCTGATGGAAGGGCTCGTGCCCCGGCAGGACCTCGTCCTGTCGACCAAGGCGGGCAGCGTGCTTGACCCCGACCGGCGCACCGACGGCTCGCGCGGGCACCTGCTCGCCGCCCTCGACGCCTCCCTCTCCCGGCTCGGCACCGACCACGTCGACCTGTGGCAGCTGCACGCCTTCGATCCGTACACGCCCCTGGAGGAGTCCCTCCAGGCCCTCGACATCGCCGTACGGAGCGGGCGCGCGCGGTACGCGGGCGTGGCGAACTTCTGCGGCTGGCAGCTGGCCAAGGCGGGCACCTGGCAGCTCGGCGGGGACCGGACCCGGCTCGCGGGCGCGCAGCTGGAGTACTCGCTGCTCCAGCGCGGCGTGGAGCGCGAGGTCCTGCCGGCCGCCCTGGACCTCGGCATAGGCCTGCTGCCCTCCTCGCCCCTCGGCCGCGGCGTCCTGACGGGCAAGTACCGCAGCGGGACCCCGACGGACTCGCGGGGCGCTTCGGAGACCATGGCCCCCTTCGTGGAGCCGTACCTGGACGAGGCGGCGAGCCGGATCGTGGAGGCGGTCGCGACCGCCGCCGACGGACTCGCCACGACCCCGCTGGAGGTGGCCCTCGCCTGGGTCCGCGACCGGCCGGGAGTGACCGCGCCGATCGTCGGCGCGCGCACGGCGCGGCAGCTCACGGCCGCGTTGTCGGTGGAGAGCCTTAGTCTTCCTGACGAGATCTGCCGGGCGCTGGACGATGTGTCGGCGCCCGTGCACCGCTATCCGGATCACGACTGGAGCACCCTGTGA
- a CDS encoding LLM class F420-dependent oxidoreductase translates to MRLGINLGYWGAGMDGDNLAVAQEADRLGYDVCWAAEAYGSDAPTVLAWVAAKTERIDVGSAIMQIPARQPAMTAMTAATLDSLTGGRFRLGLGVSGPQVSEGWYGVKFDKPLARTREYVEIVRKAMTRERLSYEGEHWTLPLPDGPGKPIKLTVHPQREHIPLYIAAIGPKNLEQTGEIADGALLIFPSAEHLEETALRHLRAGREKAGLTMEGFDVCPTLPLALGEDVNALADVFRPYTALYVGGMGSRKQNFYNQLAQRMGYEKEAAEIQDKYLAGDKTGAAAAVPHSLIDQTTLLGSVERIAERMTAYAEAGVTTLTLAPAGFTLDERLAALRAGVEAMEHAGLA, encoded by the coding sequence ATGCGGCTCGGCATCAACCTCGGCTACTGGGGCGCCGGCATGGACGGCGACAACCTCGCCGTCGCCCAGGAGGCGGACCGCCTCGGCTACGACGTGTGCTGGGCCGCCGAGGCCTACGGCTCCGACGCCCCCACGGTCCTCGCCTGGGTCGCGGCGAAGACGGAGCGGATCGACGTCGGCTCCGCGATCATGCAGATCCCGGCGCGTCAGCCCGCGATGACGGCGATGACCGCCGCCACCCTCGACTCGCTCACCGGCGGCCGGTTCCGCCTCGGCCTCGGCGTCTCCGGCCCCCAGGTCTCCGAGGGCTGGTACGGCGTCAAGTTCGACAAGCCGCTCGCCAGGACCCGCGAGTACGTCGAGATCGTCCGCAAGGCCATGACCCGCGAGCGCCTCAGCTACGAGGGCGAGCACTGGACCCTGCCGCTGCCCGACGGCCCCGGCAAGCCCATCAAGCTCACCGTCCACCCGCAGCGCGAGCACATCCCGCTCTACATCGCCGCCATCGGCCCCAAGAACCTGGAGCAGACGGGCGAGATCGCCGACGGCGCCCTGCTGATCTTCCCCTCCGCCGAGCACCTGGAGGAGACCGCGCTGCGCCACCTGCGCGCGGGCCGTGAGAAGGCCGGGCTGACGATGGAGGGCTTCGACGTCTGCCCCACGCTGCCGCTCGCGCTCGGCGAGGACGTGAACGCCCTCGCCGACGTCTTCCGGCCGTACACCGCGCTGTACGTCGGCGGCATGGGCAGCCGCAAGCAGAACTTCTACAACCAGCTCGCGCAGCGCATGGGCTACGAGAAGGAGGCCGCCGAGATCCAGGACAAGTACCTGGCCGGCGACAAGACGGGGGCCGCGGCCGCCGTGCCCCACAGCCTGATCGACCAGACGACGCTGCTCGGCTCCGTCGAGCGGATCGCCGAGCGGATGACCGCCTACGCGGAGGCCGGGGTCACCACCCTGACGCTCGCCCCGGCCGGTTTCACGCTCGACGAGCGGCTGGCGGCCCTGCGGGCGGGCGTCGAGGCGATGGAGCACGCGGGCCTCGCGTGA
- a CDS encoding ferritin-like domain-containing protein produces the protein MLTAKSLFQEIIDDDESFRLFCSIAASGETQGGWENARIAALVAPGMRELAPKITRHGADEDKHGRIFKALLKKRGLEPVPVPPETDYTMLLEQRGIGLAHDKLRREEPLTEADIIVYLAHSRVTEQRAADQMDMLVTHFGDHPELGRAIHMIDNDEANHLAYCHEELLRLAREGHGRLIQRTLRESALAEIQVYRDVSLAVMGHMGRILRWPRPKAAALAAGIRGMYAYERVAGWHKMIDLRMPERRDALGGPATPAPAY, from the coding sequence ATGCTCACGGCCAAGAGTTTGTTCCAGGAAATCATCGACGACGACGAGTCCTTCCGGCTCTTCTGCTCGATAGCCGCGAGCGGCGAGACCCAGGGAGGCTGGGAGAACGCGCGGATCGCGGCCCTCGTCGCCCCGGGCATGCGCGAACTCGCGCCCAAGATCACCCGGCACGGCGCCGACGAGGACAAGCACGGCCGGATCTTCAAGGCCCTGCTGAAGAAGCGCGGCCTCGAACCCGTCCCCGTACCGCCCGAGACCGACTACACGATGCTGCTCGAACAGCGCGGGATCGGCCTCGCCCACGACAAGCTGCGCCGCGAGGAGCCGCTGACCGAGGCGGACATCATCGTCTACCTCGCCCACAGCCGGGTCACCGAGCAGCGGGCCGCCGACCAGATGGACATGCTCGTCACGCACTTCGGCGACCACCCCGAACTGGGCCGGGCCATCCACATGATCGACAACGACGAGGCGAACCACCTCGCCTACTGCCACGAGGAGCTGCTCCGGCTGGCCCGCGAGGGACACGGCCGCCTCATCCAGCGCACCCTGCGCGAGTCCGCGCTCGCCGAGATCCAGGTCTACCGCGACGTCAGCCTGGCCGTCATGGGCCACATGGGCCGCATCCTGCGCTGGCCCCGGCCCAAGGCCGCCGCGCTCGCCGCAGGGATCCGCGGGATGTACGCGTACGAGCGCGTCGCCGGCTGGCACAAGATGATCGACCTGAGGATGCCCGAGCGCCGCGACGCCCTCGGAGGACCGGCGACCCCCGCCCCCGCCTACTGA
- a CDS encoding magnesium and cobalt transport protein CorA, translating into MRRVIVDSAIYRDGRRTPGPADLSDALDEARVTGDAFLWVGLHEPSEAEFDHVASEFALHPLAVEDALKAHQRPKLEVYDDSLFVVLKPVVYEPESDRVSSGELMVFIGDCFVVTVRHGEGAALAAVRKRLEAEPAVLRHGPTAVLYAVSDAVVDHYLDVAGELQVDLEELEADVFAPTGGNPANTAERIYTAKRQVLEFRRASGPLAGPLARLATGSVPFVNEHAQPFFRDVNDHLLRSNEQVEGLDRLLSDVLSAHLAQMGVRQNDDMRKISAWAAMAAVPTMIAGIYGMNFDHMPELTWTWSYPALIVLMAGIVTGLYRLFKRRGWL; encoded by the coding sequence ATACGGCGCGTGATCGTGGACTCAGCCATCTATCGGGACGGGCGCCGGACTCCGGGGCCCGCCGACCTGTCCGACGCGCTGGACGAGGCGCGGGTGACGGGGGACGCCTTCCTGTGGGTGGGGCTGCACGAGCCGTCGGAGGCGGAGTTCGACCACGTCGCCTCGGAGTTCGCGCTGCACCCGCTGGCCGTCGAGGACGCCTTGAAGGCTCATCAGCGGCCCAAGCTGGAGGTCTACGACGACTCGCTGTTCGTGGTGCTCAAGCCGGTCGTCTACGAGCCGGAGAGCGACCGGGTCTCCTCGGGCGAGCTGATGGTGTTCATCGGCGACTGCTTCGTGGTGACCGTCCGGCACGGCGAGGGCGCCGCGCTGGCGGCGGTGCGCAAGCGTCTGGAGGCGGAGCCCGCGGTGCTGCGGCACGGGCCGACGGCGGTGCTGTACGCGGTGAGCGACGCCGTCGTGGACCACTACCTCGACGTGGCCGGCGAGCTCCAGGTCGACCTGGAGGAGCTGGAGGCGGACGTGTTCGCGCCGACCGGCGGCAATCCGGCGAACACCGCGGAGCGGATCTACACGGCGAAGAGGCAGGTACTGGAGTTCCGGCGGGCGAGCGGCCCGCTGGCGGGGCCGCTCGCCCGGCTCGCGACCGGCTCGGTGCCCTTCGTGAACGAGCACGCCCAGCCCTTCTTCCGCGACGTCAACGACCATCTGCTGCGCTCGAACGAGCAGGTGGAGGGGCTCGACCGGCTGCTGTCCGACGTGCTCTCGGCCCACCTCGCGCAGATGGGCGTGCGCCAGAACGACGACATGCGGAAGATCTCGGCGTGGGCGGCCATGGCCGCGGTCCCCACGATGATCGCGGGGATCTACGGCATGAACTTCGATCACATGCCCGAGCTGACCTGGACCTGGTCGTACCCGGCGCTGATCGTCCTGATGGCGGGGATCGTCACCGGGCTGTACCGGCTGTTCAAGCGGCGCGGCTGGCTGTGA
- a CDS encoding histidine phosphatase family protein has translation MATLILVRHGRSTANTSGVLAGRMPGVALDERGAAQAAALPGRLAGVPLAAAVSSPLQRCRETLRPLLDARPDLPLHVEEGISECDYGDWSGRKLAELSDDPLMEVVQAHASAAAFPGGESMRAMQNRAVAAVRDWNARIEAEHGEDATYVMCSHGDIVKSIVADALGLHLDLFQRIHVDPCSVTVIRYTRLRPFLLRLGDTGDFAGLVPRESPDSSGAAEVGGGAGAP, from the coding sequence ATGGCCACGTTGATCCTCGTCCGGCACGGACGCTCCACCGCCAACACCTCCGGAGTCCTCGCCGGGCGCATGCCCGGGGTCGCGCTCGACGAGCGTGGGGCGGCGCAGGCCGCCGCGCTGCCCGGGCGGCTCGCGGGCGTCCCGCTCGCCGCCGCCGTCTCCAGCCCCCTCCAGCGCTGCCGGGAGACCCTGCGGCCGCTGCTCGACGCGCGCCCGGACCTCCCGCTGCACGTCGAGGAGGGGATCAGCGAGTGCGACTACGGCGACTGGTCGGGCCGCAAGCTGGCCGAGCTGAGCGACGATCCGCTCATGGAGGTCGTCCAGGCCCACGCCTCCGCGGCCGCCTTCCCCGGCGGCGAGTCCATGCGCGCCATGCAGAACCGTGCCGTCGCGGCCGTACGGGACTGGAACGCCCGGATCGAGGCCGAGCACGGCGAGGACGCCACGTACGTCATGTGCTCCCACGGGGACATCGTCAAGTCGATCGTGGCGGACGCCCTCGGCCTCCACCTCGACCTCTTCCAGCGCATCCACGTCGACCCCTGCTCGGTCACCGTCATCCGCTACACGCGGCTGCGCCCCTTCCTCCTGCGCCTCGGCGACACCGGCGACTTCGCCGGACTCGTCCCCCGGGAGAGCCCCGACAGCAGCGGTGCGGCCGAGGTCGGGGGTGGTGCGGGCGCACCGTGA
- a CDS encoding DUF3090 domain-containing protein: protein MSRQVFLYDPPERFVAGTVGLPGRRTFFLQASASGRVTSVALEKAQVAALAERIDELLDEVVRRTGGNAPVPSIAPADSADTAPLDAPVEEEFRVGTMALAWDGEEQRLIVEAQALVELDVESEEDLAEAEERLLQDEENGPPMLRVRLTGSQARSFAKRALDVVNAGRPPCPLCSLPLDPEGHVCPRQNGYRRGA from the coding sequence GTGTCCCGTCAGGTGTTCCTCTACGACCCACCGGAGCGTTTCGTGGCCGGCACGGTCGGGCTGCCTGGCCGCCGTACGTTCTTCCTCCAGGCGTCCGCGAGCGGCCGGGTCACGAGCGTCGCGCTGGAGAAGGCGCAGGTCGCCGCGCTGGCCGAGCGCATCGACGAGCTTCTGGACGAGGTCGTGCGCCGCACCGGCGGCAATGCCCCCGTCCCCTCGATCGCCCCCGCCGACAGCGCGGACACCGCCCCGCTGGACGCCCCCGTGGAGGAGGAGTTCCGGGTCGGCACCATGGCGCTCGCCTGGGACGGCGAGGAGCAGCGCCTGATCGTCGAGGCGCAGGCGCTCGTCGAGCTCGACGTGGAGTCCGAGGAGGACCTCGCCGAGGCCGAGGAGCGGCTGCTCCAGGACGAGGAGAACGGTCCGCCGATGCTCCGCGTCCGGCTCACCGGCTCCCAGGCCCGGTCCTTCGCCAAGCGGGCCCTGGACGTCGTCAACGCCGGCCGGCCGCCGTGCCCGCTGTGCAGCCTGCCGCTCGACCCCGAGGGGCACGTCTGCCCGCGCCAGAACGGATACCGCCGCGGAGCATGA
- a CDS encoding SCO1664 family protein, whose amino-acid sequence MPAPERIPPRSMSSSPETLPAAELLAHGELTVRGRVGEASNAVLYCSVAHEGREAACVYKPVAGEQPLWDFPDGTLAQREVAAYEISEATGWGLIPPTVLREGPYGEGMVQLWIESDPEARLLALTEEDEAGEGWKAVGPAQIAEDRTALLVHADTPELRRLAVLDAVINNGDRKGGHLLPAPDGRLYGIDHGVTFHVEDKLRTLLWGWAGEELPAEAVAVLDDLDRSLAPGAPLVTRLAELLTGAEVAAVRARVAALRASGRHPEPSGLWPPIPWPPV is encoded by the coding sequence CTGCCCGCGCCAGAACGGATACCGCCGCGGAGCATGAGCAGCAGCCCCGAGACCCTGCCGGCCGCCGAGCTGCTCGCCCACGGTGAGCTCACCGTGCGCGGCCGGGTCGGTGAGGCGTCCAACGCCGTGCTGTACTGCTCCGTCGCCCACGAGGGCCGCGAGGCGGCCTGTGTGTACAAGCCGGTCGCGGGGGAGCAGCCCCTGTGGGACTTCCCGGACGGCACCCTCGCGCAGCGCGAGGTCGCCGCGTACGAGATCTCCGAGGCCACCGGCTGGGGCCTGATCCCGCCGACGGTGCTCCGCGAGGGTCCGTACGGCGAGGGCATGGTCCAGCTGTGGATCGAGTCCGACCCGGAGGCGCGGCTCCTCGCGCTCACGGAGGAGGACGAGGCGGGGGAGGGCTGGAAGGCCGTCGGGCCCGCGCAGATCGCCGAGGACCGCACCGCGCTCCTCGTCCACGCCGACACCCCCGAGCTGCGGCGGCTCGCCGTCCTGGACGCCGTCATCAACAACGGCGACCGCAAGGGCGGACACCTGCTGCCGGCCCCCGACGGGCGCCTGTACGGAATCGACCACGGGGTCACCTTCCACGTCGAGGACAAGCTGCGCACGCTCCTGTGGGGCTGGGCGGGCGAGGAGCTGCCCGCCGAGGCGGTCGCGGTCCTGGACGACCTCGACCGGTCCCTGGCGCCCGGAGCGCCCCTCGTGACCCGTCTGGCGGAACTGCTGACCGGTGCCGAGGTGGCGGCCGTACGCGCGCGGGTGGCGGCGCTGCGGGCGAGCGGGAGGCACCCGGAGCCCTCGGGTCTGTGGCCGCCGATCCCCTGGCCGCCGGTCTGA
- the mshC gene encoding cysteine--1-D-myo-inosityl 2-amino-2-deoxy-alpha-D-glucopyranoside ligase has protein sequence MHAWPASEVPALPGKGRDLRIHDTATGGRVTLAPGPVARIYVCGITPYDATHMGHAATYNAFDLVQRVWLDTKRQVLYVQNVTDVDDPLLERAIRDGIDWVGLAERETALFREDMTALRMLPPQHYIGAVEAIPGIIPLVERLRDSGAAYELDGDVYFSVDADPHFGQVSNYSAELMRHLSAERGGDPERPGKKNPLDPMLWMAAREGEPSWDGGSLGAGRPGWHIECVAIALDHLGMGFDVQGGGSDLIFPHHEMGASHAQSLTGEFPMAKAYVHAGMVGLDGEKMSKSRGNLVFVSRLRRDGVDPAAIRLALLSHHYRADWEWTDQVLQDAVERLDRWRAAVSRPDGPSADALVEEVREALSDDLDAPAALAAVDRWAALQTAEGGTDESAPGLVSRTVDALLGVAL, from the coding sequence ATGCATGCCTGGCCCGCTTCTGAGGTCCCCGCCCTTCCCGGCAAGGGCCGCGACCTCCGGATCCACGACACCGCGACCGGCGGACGAGTCACCCTCGCCCCCGGCCCCGTCGCCCGTATCTACGTCTGCGGCATCACGCCGTACGACGCGACCCACATGGGTCACGCGGCGACCTACAACGCGTTCGACCTCGTTCAGCGCGTGTGGCTCGACACCAAGCGGCAGGTGCTGTACGTCCAGAACGTGACGGACGTGGACGACCCGCTGCTGGAACGCGCCATCCGTGACGGCATCGACTGGGTCGGCCTCGCCGAGCGGGAGACCGCCCTCTTCCGCGAGGACATGACCGCCCTGCGGATGCTGCCCCCGCAGCACTACATCGGCGCCGTCGAGGCCATACCGGGCATCATCCCGCTCGTCGAGCGGCTCAGGGACTCCGGGGCCGCGTACGAGCTCGACGGCGACGTCTACTTCTCCGTGGACGCCGACCCGCACTTCGGCCAGGTCTCGAACTACTCCGCCGAGCTGATGCGCCACCTCTCCGCCGAGCGCGGCGGCGACCCCGAGCGCCCCGGCAAGAAGAACCCGCTCGACCCGATGCTGTGGATGGCCGCCCGCGAGGGCGAGCCGAGCTGGGACGGCGGCAGCCTCGGCGCCGGGCGTCCCGGCTGGCACATCGAGTGCGTCGCCATCGCCCTGGACCACCTCGGCATGGGCTTCGACGTGCAGGGCGGCGGCTCCGACCTGATCTTCCCGCACCACGAGATGGGCGCCTCCCACGCCCAGTCCCTCACCGGCGAGTTCCCGATGGCCAAGGCGTACGTCCATGCCGGCATGGTCGGCCTGGACGGCGAGAAGATGTCCAAGTCCCGGGGCAACCTCGTCTTCGTCTCGCGCCTGCGCCGCGACGGCGTCGACCCGGCCGCCATCCGCCTCGCGCTCCTCTCCCACCACTACCGTGCCGACTGGGAGTGGACCGACCAGGTCCTCCAGGACGCCGTGGAGCGGCTCGACCGCTGGCGCGCCGCGGTCTCCCGCCCCGACGGCCCGTCCGCCGACGCGCTCGTCGAGGAGGTCCGCGAGGCCCTCTCCGACGACCTCGACGCCCCGGCCGCCCTGGCCGCGGTCGACCGCTGGGCCGCGCTCCAGACCGCCGAGGGCGGCACGGACGAGTCCGCCCCCGGTCTCGTCTCCCGCACCGTCGACGCGCTCCTGGGCGTCGCCCTGTAA
- a CDS encoding NPCBM/NEW2 domain-containing protein produces the protein MQSSMRMRAAVAGALLGLLTAFAGPGGSASADPSDTTVGDVTGFTADGASYRLTAGQAEARVSFVTADTFRIELAPDGRFTDPTGTDIVLPQGPPPATRWRDLGDRYELGTSAVTLRVTKSPLRFSAVRADGTPLWSESQGLTWNQDRTTQTLARGADEQFYGAGMQNGRGNTTHRDKTVEVGVDYNWNDGGHPNSVPFYLSSAGYGVYRNTYAPNTYAFTEPVTTTAQERRFDAYYFAGTGRDALKDVIGQYTRLTGKPFLPPVYGLEIGDADCYLHNANRGERRTLDALKVADGYIENDMPNGWMLVNDGYGCGYENLAEASTGLGERGMKLGLWTEDGLDKLADQVKAGQRVAKLDVAWVGAGYKFALDGCKDAHAGIEANSDARGFTWAPESWSGAQRCGVQWSGDQAGTWEYIRWQIPTYAGASMSGLAYTTGDVDGIFGGSAKTYTRDLQWKTFLPVTMTMDGWAANDKQPFRYGEPYTSINRASLKLHEALLPYIYSHAHQATKTGVGLARPLALEYPDDPKASTDAAKYEFLSGEDFLVAPVYRDAVERDGIYLPKGTWIDYWSGRTYEGPVTVDDYSAPLDTLPLFVRAGATVPMWPGDIRSYTDRAPGDPIAWDVYPKGSSSFELYEDDGVTREHRDGRYATQRAEVRAPNGGPGDVSVRIGASKGTYTGKPAARPYAFTVHTGDAPGAVRLDGTRLPALTSRAAFDAAAQGWWYDRDERGGVVRIKTAALSTDRAFELRLTDTSAVGGAVPGASAVLAAPTGQELGAGARGTVAVDVTAGTRDATDVRVTLAAPAGWQVTPAAPIGRIPAGTTRRVDVAVTPAADAKPGEATLTASARHRSAGTDRTATQRFSVGVMPPPPTADAWASDLVWLRSTNGWGPPERDRSNGESGAADGRTLTLAGKTYEKGIGGHADSDIEVYLGGRCTAFTADVGIDDEINGYGDVAFSVEADGRVLWTSPRLTGASATLPVDVDVTGARHVRLRITDTNGSKSGDHGDWAAARFSCA, from the coding sequence ATGCAATCATCAATGCGCATGAGAGCTGCAGTCGCCGGTGCACTGCTCGGGTTGCTCACCGCCTTCGCGGGACCTGGTGGCAGTGCCTCGGCCGACCCGTCCGACACCACCGTCGGCGACGTCACCGGATTCACGGCGGACGGAGCCTCCTACCGGCTGACCGCGGGCCAGGCGGAGGCCCGCGTCTCCTTCGTCACCGCCGACACCTTCCGTATCGAACTCGCCCCCGACGGCCGGTTCACCGACCCCACCGGCACCGACATCGTCCTGCCCCAGGGCCCGCCCCCGGCCACCCGCTGGCGGGACCTCGGCGACCGGTACGAACTCGGCACCTCCGCCGTCACCCTGCGCGTCACCAAGTCGCCGCTGCGCTTCTCCGCGGTACGCGCCGACGGCACCCCGCTCTGGTCCGAGTCCCAGGGCCTGACCTGGAACCAGGACCGCACCACCCAGACCCTCGCCCGGGGCGCCGACGAGCAGTTCTACGGCGCCGGCATGCAGAACGGCCGCGGCAACACCACCCACCGCGACAAGACCGTCGAGGTCGGCGTCGACTACAACTGGAACGACGGCGGCCACCCCAACTCCGTGCCGTTCTACCTCTCCTCGGCCGGCTACGGCGTCTACCGCAACACCTACGCGCCCAACACCTACGCCTTCACCGAGCCCGTCACCACGACCGCGCAGGAACGGCGCTTCGACGCCTACTACTTCGCCGGGACCGGACGGGACGCGCTCAAGGACGTCATCGGCCAGTACACCCGCCTCACCGGCAAGCCCTTCCTGCCGCCCGTCTACGGCCTGGAGATCGGCGACGCCGACTGCTACCTCCACAACGCCAACCGGGGCGAACGCCGCACCCTCGACGCCCTGAAGGTCGCCGACGGCTACATCGAGAACGACATGCCCAACGGCTGGATGCTCGTCAACGACGGCTACGGCTGCGGCTACGAGAACCTCGCCGAGGCCTCCACCGGCCTGGGCGAGCGCGGCATGAAGCTCGGCCTGTGGACCGAGGACGGCCTCGACAAGCTCGCCGACCAGGTCAAGGCCGGCCAGCGGGTCGCCAAGCTCGACGTCGCCTGGGTCGGAGCGGGCTACAAGTTCGCCCTCGACGGCTGCAAGGACGCCCACGCGGGCATCGAGGCCAACAGCGACGCCCGCGGCTTCACCTGGGCCCCCGAGAGCTGGTCCGGGGCCCAGCGCTGCGGCGTCCAGTGGTCCGGCGACCAGGCCGGTACGTGGGAGTACATCCGCTGGCAGATCCCCACCTACGCCGGGGCCTCCATGTCCGGCCTCGCCTACACCACCGGCGACGTCGACGGCATCTTCGGCGGCAGCGCCAAGACGTACACCCGCGACCTCCAGTGGAAGACCTTCCTGCCGGTCACGATGACCATGGACGGCTGGGCCGCCAACGACAAGCAGCCCTTCCGGTACGGCGAGCCGTACACCTCGATCAACCGAGCCTCCCTCAAGCTCCACGAGGCCCTGCTCCCGTACATCTACAGCCACGCCCACCAGGCGACGAAGACCGGCGTCGGCCTCGCCCGGCCGCTCGCCCTGGAGTACCCGGACGACCCGAAGGCCTCCACCGACGCCGCCAAGTACGAGTTCCTCAGCGGCGAGGACTTCCTGGTCGCCCCCGTCTACCGGGACGCCGTCGAACGAGACGGCATCTACCTCCCCAAGGGCACCTGGATCGACTACTGGAGCGGCCGCACCTACGAGGGCCCCGTCACCGTCGACGACTACAGCGCCCCGCTCGACACCCTGCCCCTCTTCGTCCGGGCCGGGGCGACCGTCCCCATGTGGCCCGGTGACATCCGCTCGTACACCGACCGCGCCCCCGGCGACCCGATCGCCTGGGACGTCTACCCGAAGGGCAGTTCCTCCTTCGAGCTGTACGAGGACGACGGCGTGACCCGCGAGCACCGCGACGGCCGCTACGCGACCCAGCGCGCCGAGGTCCGCGCCCCGAACGGCGGCCCCGGCGACGTCTCCGTCCGCATCGGCGCGAGCAAGGGCACGTACACCGGAAAGCCCGCCGCCCGGCCGTACGCCTTCACCGTCCACACCGGCGACGCCCCCGGCGCCGTCCGGCTCGACGGGACCAGACTGCCCGCCCTCACCTCCCGCGCCGCCTTCGACGCGGCCGCCCAGGGCTGGTGGTACGACCGCGACGAGCGCGGGGGAGTGGTCCGCATCAAGACCGCCGCCCTCTCCACCGACCGCGCCTTCGAGCTGCGGCTGACCGACACCAGCGCGGTCGGCGGCGCCGTACCGGGCGCGTCCGCCGTGCTCGCCGCACCCACCGGGCAGGAGCTCGGCGCGGGCGCTCGGGGCACGGTCGCCGTCGACGTCACGGCGGGCACCCGGGACGCCACCGACGTCCGCGTCACGCTCGCCGCCCCGGCCGGCTGGCAGGTCACCCCGGCCGCACCGATCGGCCGGATCCCGGCCGGCACCACCCGGCGCGTCGACGTCGCCGTCACCCCCGCCGCGGACGCGAAGCCCGGCGAGGCCACCCTCACCGCGAGCGCGCGCCACCGCTCCGCGGGCACCGACCGCACCGCCACGCAGCGGTTCTCGGTCGGCGTGATGCCCCCGCCGCCGACAGCCGACGCCTGGGCGAGCGACCTGGTCTGGCTGCGCTCCACGAACGGCTGGGGCCCGCCCGAACGCGACCGCTCCAACGGCGAGTCCGGCGCCGCCGACGGCCGGACGCTCACCCTCGCCGGGAAGACCTACGAGAAGGGGATCGGCGGCCACGCCGACTCCGACATCGAGGTCTACCTCGGCGGGCGCTGCACGGCCTTCACCGCCGACGTGGGCATCGACGACGAGATCAACGGCTACGGGGACGTGGCCTTCTCCGTCGAGGCGGACGGCAGGGTCCTGTGGACCTCGCCCCGGCTGACGGGCGCCTCCGCGACCCTGCCGGTGGACGTCGACGTGACCGGGGCCCGGCACGTCCGGCTGCGGATCACGGACACCAACGGGTCGAAGAGCGGCGACCACGGGGACTGGGCGGCGGCCCGGTTCAGCTGCGCGTGA